Part of the Bacteriovorax stolpii genome, ACCACCAACTAGAACAACTTCATGGATTTCATTAAGTGATAATCCAGAGTCCTTGATACATGTGTTACATGGCTCAACCAGTTTTTGTACAAGGTCAGCAATAAGTTGTTCAAACTTCGCTCTTGTGATTGAAACGTTTAAGTGTTTCGGTCCAGTAGCGTCTGCCGTGATGAACGGAAGGTTAACGTCTGTTTGGTTAACGTTTGAAAGCTCATGCTTAGCTTTTTCAGCAGCTTCTTTTAATCTTTGAAGCGCCATTGTGTCTTGTCTTAAATCAACACCATTTTCTTTCTTAAACTCTTCAGCAAGGAAGTTGATGATTCTGTAATCGAAGTCTTCCCCACCAAGGAATGTATCCCCGTTAGTCGCTTTTACTTCGAATACACCATCAGATGTAATTTCAAGGATAGAAATATCGAATGTACCACCACCAAGGTCGAATACAGCGATGTTTTTATCTTTCTTAGAGTCCATACCGTAAGCAAGTGCTGCTGCCGTTGGCTCGTTGATAATACGTTTTACATCAAGACCCGCGATACGACCTGCATCTTTTGTTGCCTGTCTTTGAGCATCGTTAAAGTAAGCTGGAACTGTAATAACAGCTTCAGTTACTGGTTGTCCTAGGTAGTCTTCAGCTGCTTTCTTAAGTTTTTCAAGAATTTTTGCTGATACTTCTTGAGGTGACATTTCTTTTCCGTCAACCTTTACCCAAGCATCTCCATTTTTGTTAGCTAGGATTTCAAAAGGTGCAACTTCCATAAACTTTTTTACTTCTGGAGCGTCGGCCTTTCTACCAATTAGTCTTTTAATACCAAAAAGTGTTTTCTTTGGGTTTGTTACAGATTGTCTTTTAGCAACCTGACCAACAAGTACTTCACCGTTGTTAGCGAAACCAACGATCGAAGGAGTTGTGTTGTGTCCTTCAGCGTTTGCGATAACTTTGTATGTTCCGTTTTCAAGTACGGCCACACATGAGTTTGTTGTCCCTAAGTCGATACCAATAATTTTTCCCATAAATGTCTCCTTATATTTTTAATTTCTAAATCTAAATTACGCGTTATTTGCAACTACTACTTTTGCGGCCCTTAAGAGCCTTCCATTTAACACATATCCTTTTTGATACTCAGTGATGACTTCCTGGTCTTCTTTCCCTGGAGCTGGAGCTTGTGCTACTGCTTCGTGGAAATTAGGGTCAAAGACTTTTCCCATAGACTCAACCTGAGTTAGTCCGTTTTGTTTTAGTACGTCTAAAAATTGCGTGCGGATCATTTCAATCCCTTTCACTATATTTTGAACTTTATCATCGTTATCATTTTTAAGTGCTGCCACTGTTAAATCGAAGTTATCCACAACGTTGATCAGGTTAGAAAGAATTTTCTCGCTTCCGTATTTCAGAAGGTTTTCTTTCTCACGTTCAAATCTCTTTCTCGTGTTTTCAAATTCAGCTGCCAGATAATAGTACTTCGCTTTGAAATCTTCTCCCGCTTTCGCGTTAGCAGCCCCAATGCTTTCTACGTTTTCTGTCGTGGCTTCATTTCCATCAGCGTTTAAAATCTCTTCGCTGTTTGTGTCGTTCGTGTTTTCCGTCATTTCATTTCCTCGATTCAAAATCTTATAATTTAAAGGTGGTATCACCCGGGTGAGTGTCAATGTTATGAACGAAAAATACTTTGGATTTGGCCCGAAATAGCCTGATTATAGGCACTTAAAAGTGCCCTCTTTTCAAGGATTTAGAGGAGCGATGCGTAGGCCTAGGTTATAGGAACTTAATGTTGAGCCCGTTTCCGATGTCTCGCTGGTCTTTAAATTCGACACCATCAAAGACAAACCACATGAAAACGGAGTCGGTATAAGTAATCACATGCGGGTGTCTTGAACCATCAAATTGCATATGAAAAATAGAGCCATCCATCGGCATGTTAAGTTTCATATAAGAGAGATCTAAATCACGGATGCGTTTGTAGTCGACGTAATAACGAGTCGGCCACTGGGTTTCATTGACATAAATATCAAAACTCGGCGCTCGCTCTCCCAAATAAAGTGGGATGCCAAAAGTTAAAACATTGCAACGGTCTCCATTCATTTTCGGATGAAGATGACGGATTCCCATTTCTGCGCCGGTAATATCTGTTGCAAAAGTAACAAAAGTTGCTTTTGCACTTGAGGCCACTTCAGTAACGTAGGCCAGGACATGATCCATGGCCTTTCTGATTTCAGCATAGTTTGGACAGTTCTCAAAAACGACATCGAAGTCAGCGACTTGCCCTGTGTATTCTGTCAGCGGAGTTTTCACTTCCAGAATATTAGGTTGTTCATTATCATCGAGCTTTTGTTCGCGGGCCTCAACATTTCTTTTTAAGAATTCAGCTCTTGGTTTAAAAGCACTAAAGGCCTCTCGGATAAAAGGTGTCGCTTGTTTTTTCCATTCTAAATCGTATGTTGGTACTTTCATGCAATGATCCTGCTTAAGGAAGAAAGGTGAGCTTTAATATGCTCAATCTCTTCTACCTTTAAATCCGATCGACTTGTGATGTGCAGAGCTTTTGAGAAATAATCCTCAGCGCTCTCGCGCGTCCCTTCCATCATCTTGGCGTCTTTAAAGGCATTGTACATATATAATGGCTTGTGATTCAGGTAACACTGAATCCCGTTATTATTAAAATACTCTTTTGCTGCTTCTCTTTGAGCATTCGTTGCAAAACGCATGAAGTAAGTCAGGCACACTCCATTTAAATCACTTTTGATCTGATTAAAGGCTGCGAGTTTATCAAACTCTAATGAAAGCGCTTTTCTCTTCTCTGTGTCCTCGTTAAATTTCTCCAACTGAAGTGAAACGAGTGCTGCCCCCAAAGCATTAAAAGGTGCTTTAGTGGTAATCTCATTGATCTCATAGTCACTTATTCCATAAGTCCCAGTGAGATTGGTGATTCCACAATATCTTTTTTCTTTATAAAACTCTGTATTATTTGTTGTAAAAACAATTCCACCTTCACCAGCAGTTAATGGTTTCCCGTAGGAGAAACTAATCACTGAATCGTAAGGGGCATCGTAGATCAGGTCTTTGCCGTCCTTAAATTTGCCACCAAAGGCAGAAGCGGCGTCATCAATAATTGTGAGATGAGAGAAGTCGCGCAAATCAGACACGCGGCTATTCATATGCACATTCATCACAATGTAATTGTCCGGGATGTTTTTTAAAACTGACTTATCAATATTTCCATACTGGTCAACAGGAGCAAGGATGTAGTCGTGCCCGGCCTCGAGGATCGCGCCAATCACTCCAAAAAAAACCACAACCGGAACAACCACAGTTGTTGGTTTGTATTTGCTTAGAGCAATCTTTAATCCACTCGTGCAGTGGTTAACTGCCACGGCCTGTTTTCCCCCTTTAGAAAACTTTTCTTCCAACTTCATCACATGACGGCTTTTCACGCCGCCGAGCATATCCGCTTCATTAAAATACTTATGAAGATGAGACAGGTTCGTTTTTAAATGTGGAACTGAATAAATATTAATCATAAATTAAAACTGCAGGTCTTTTTTAATAAACCAATCTGCTAAGTAAAGTCCGATACGCTTATATCCTAGTTTGTTGTACTGGATGGCATCTCCTAAGAAAATCAGCTTCTCGTCTGATTTCTCCACTTCTTCGCGCGTATGGTGTAATTCACTAAGCCAGTTGACCTTTCCCCAAAAAAGATTTTTCTCTTCTGTTGTCGGTGCCGGGTCTAATGAAGCTGATGTATCCACAAAGTACATTCTTTCTTTAGGAGCATCAAAAGCTGTGTACTCCTGATTTGGAATCGTCACACCTCTGTGTCTTAAGAATACCACTGGGATCTTATTTTCTTTTGCCCACTCTCTTAAAAGTGTCATAGATTCTTTCCACCCGTCAATGGCATCACTGTAACTGACTTTTGTCATTTTATTCAGCGAGAATTTACAAAGGGCCAAAGGTTCAAGGATGGTGTTCACACACTTTCTAATAACTTGTCTTTCAAACCAATTCAGGTTTTTAAGCTCAACTCTCTTTCCATCTTGCTTTACCATGTCTCTGCCGAGATAGAGTTC contains:
- a CDS encoding DegT/DnrJ/EryC1/StrS family aminotransferase, with product MINIYSVPHLKTNLSHLHKYFNEADMLGGVKSRHVMKLEEKFSKGGKQAVAVNHCTSGLKIALSKYKPTTVVVPVVVFFGVIGAILEAGHDYILAPVDQYGNIDKSVLKNIPDNYIVMNVHMNSRVSDLRDFSHLTIIDDAASAFGGKFKDGKDLIYDAPYDSVISFSYGKPLTAGEGGIVFTTNNTEFYKEKRYCGITNLTGTYGISDYEINEITTKAPFNALGAALVSLQLEKFNEDTEKRKALSLEFDKLAAFNQIKSDLNGVCLTYFMRFATNAQREAAKEYFNNNGIQCYLNHKPLYMYNAFKDAKMMEGTRESAEDYFSKALHITSRSDLKVEEIEHIKAHLSSLSRIIA
- a CDS encoding nucleotide exchange factor GrpE, coding for MTENTNDTNSEEILNADGNEATTENVESIGAANAKAGEDFKAKYYYLAAEFENTRKRFEREKENLLKYGSEKILSNLINVVDNFDLTVAALKNDNDDKVQNIVKGIEMIRTQFLDVLKQNGLTQVESMGKVFDPNFHEAVAQAPAPGKEDQEVITEYQKGYVLNGRLLRAAKVVVANNA
- the dnaK gene encoding molecular chaperone DnaK — translated: MGKIIGIDLGTTNSCVAVLENGTYKVIANAEGHNTTPSIVGFANNGEVLVGQVAKRQSVTNPKKTLFGIKRLIGRKADAPEVKKFMEVAPFEILANKNGDAWVKVDGKEMSPQEVSAKILEKLKKAAEDYLGQPVTEAVITVPAYFNDAQRQATKDAGRIAGLDVKRIINEPTAAALAYGMDSKKDKNIAVFDLGGGTFDISILEITSDGVFEVKATNGDTFLGGEDFDYRIINFLAEEFKKENGVDLRQDTMALQRLKEAAEKAKHELSNVNQTDVNLPFITADATGPKHLNVSITRAKFEQLIADLVQKLVEPCNTCIKDSGLSLNEIHEVVLVGGATRTPIVQAKVKDIFGKEPSKGVNPDEVVAAGAAIQGGVLAGDVKDVLLLDVTPLSLGIETLGGVSTRIIEKNTTIPTKKSQVFSTAQDNQPAVSIHVLQGEREFAKDNKTLGRFDLTGISPAPRGIPQIEVTFDIDANGIVHVSAQDKATGKSQEIRITSGSGLTEEEIQRMVKDAEVNRAADQERRHVVDARNNLDGLIFATEKMIKDGEGKISAQSKSELEGAVTEAKTKLTSESLDELKAAVERLQNVSHKVATEMYQAGGAPGAEAGAQGNPGAGADAGAKKNDDDVVDADYKEV